CAAATAGCGGATGTCGCGTCATATTTCCAGCGAATAGATTTCTGGTTTGAATTCCCGCTTTCTCTAAATACTCGCTAAGATCGTTTCTACTAAATTTCGCTCCGTCCGCGACGGTCATCATAAAACCAAACCAACTTGGATCAGAATTTGGTTGAAGTGTTACCAAAATAAGCTCTTTTATATCTTTTAGCCCATCATATAGTCTTTTAAAATTTTCTTTGCGCCTAGCTATAAATGTAGGAAATTTCTCTATCTGAGCGCAGCCCACAGCAGCTTGCATATCAGACACTTTTAAGTTAAAGCCAAAATGAGAATATACATATTTGTGATCATAGCCTATCGGAAGCTCGCCAAATTTTTGTGAAAAACGCTTTTTACAAGTATTATCCACCCCGCTTTCGCACCAGCAGTCGCGCCCCCAATCACGCATACTTAGCATAATTTTTTTAAGCAACGGATTGTTTGTATATGTAGCGCCACCCTCGCCCATCGTCATATGATGAGGCGGGTAAAAGCTGCTTGTACCTATATCTCCCCATGTACCAGTTGGCTTACCATCATACAGAGAACCCAGCGCATCGCAATTATCTTCGATAAGCCACAAGTCATGCTTATCACAAAATTCTTTCACAGCCTTTATATTAAAAGGGTTCCCCAGGGTATGAGCTACCATAACGGCTTTCGTTTTTGGACTAAGCGCAAGCTCGAGCTTTGTATGATCTATGTTAAAATACTCAAGCTCCATATCAACAAAAACAGGAACGGCACCATATTGCACGATAGGCGCAACCGTCGTAGGAAAGCCCGCCGCCACGGTTATGACCTCGTCGCCGCGCTTTATACGACGCTCCTTCAAAAGCGGCGAAGTAAGCGCAAAAAATGCGAGCAAATTCGCGCTACTTCCGCTATTTACCAAAAACGCCCATTTTACGCCAAGCATTTTGGCAAATTCTTTTTCAAATTTTTTGGAATATGCGCCATATGTGAGCCAAAAATCAAGTGAACTATCTACTAAATTTACCATTTCGTGCTCATCAAAAACCCTGCCTGCGTAATTTACGCGACTTTTGCCAGGCTCAAATTTAGCGTGCTGTGCCGGCTCATGAACCAGTCTATAATACTCTTTTGTCTTTTCTAAAATTTCTTGTTTTAATTCTTGAGGGGTCATTTTTTACCTTTCCAAATTTCATTGATTTTTCCCAAATATGGGTCTTTTTTTATGGTATCTAAGTCTAGGCTAGTAAAATTTTGCTTAAAATATTTACGAATTTTACCAATCACTTCCAAATGCGGCGTAAGCTTAAATTTATCTTTCATTTCAGATTTTAATAGGCTGTTGTCAGAAGTGTATTCGTTATTCAGCCCTTCATTTAGAGCGATTATCTCAGATTTAAAATCGCTCGCCTCATTTACTAGCGCAGCTAGGCTAAGCAAATCTACTTTTGTCCCGCTGCTTGCGTTGTAAATTTTATGCCGTGCATCATTTTCTATATAAAATTCCACTATGTTTAGCAGATCCTCAACATACATATAATCAAAAAATACATTTTGATTGATCGTGATGGGTAGGTGCAGTAGGTTTTTTACTACGGCATTTGTGATAAATTTATAGCGGTAATTCTCCATTTCGCCGTAAATTCCAAATAAACGAAGCTGGATAATATTATCCGCACAATCCTCAATGTAATGCGACGTGATAGCTTTGTAAAAACCGTATTCATCAAGCGGAAGCGCCTCTTTATAATAATCCTCGCGAGCATTTATTATCGGCTTGTGTTTTCCGTATTCCGCACCGCTTCCAAACGATATGATCTTTGCAACCTTTTTTTTTGCTTAGCAATATTGAAAAAAATCCGCAAATTGTACTCAGTCACATTTGTCATATCCAGCGTATCACGACCGCCGCCACGATTAGCTAGATGGACGATAGTATCGATTTTATGCCCACGGACAAAATCGTCAACCGCGCTTTCGTCAGTCAAATTTAGCTCGCTGCTTTTTGGAGCGAAAACGTTAAAATTTCTATTTAGCGCAAAACGCTTTTTTAGATGCGAACCGATAAAACCGCTACCGCCCGTGATGAAGAGATTCATTTGTTGCTTAGCCTTTTTTCAAGCATTTCGATTCTCTTCTCATCCTCGGACTTGATTCTGTGATAATACCTACGTTTGCTTTTAAGCCAGGCTAATTCAAATTCCACACCGGCTAAAATTCCAGCCTCCATATTATTTATTGCGTCTTTATGATAGACAATCTTTCGCGTTTCGTATTTATCAAGCAGTCCTTTGGAAATGAGATATTTAATAAAATCGCACGACTTTGCGGATATGGCTCCACCTAAACCGCATTTTAATCCCTTAGCTCTCGCTTTAGTAAAAATATTTTCACAATATCTTAGCATTTCATCGCTATCTGCAAAGCTCCTATCTTTACCCATCGAACTTGTAAAATCAACTCTTCCAATTGTTACGCCAGAAAGAATATTTATATTAGACAAGGAAAGAATATCATCAAAATTATCATAGCAGGTTATGGTCTCTACATTGATCGCAAATTCTATGTCATTGCGATTATCCTCAGCAACGAAAGTGTTTATAGCTCCCAAAAATTTACTAACGGCAAATTTTGTTTCTGCCATCGGCGCTATGATACCATTTACACCTAGAGTAATAGCGTTATATATATCGGTTACCGCTTCGACACCTCCAATTTTCATAATAATAGGAAGCCCAACTTTAGAGGTAATATCTTTTAGTCTACAAAGTTCCTCCTGCCTACTACCTTCATTCTCGTACTCTGCTTTAATCTCAAAAACACCGTATTCGTCTTTAAGTCTTTTAAGAATATCGATCATCTCGTATTCTAAAACATTCATTTTAGCTCCTTAAAATTTTATTCTTAACATCCAGCAATGTAATATCATTGCCAACTAGAATTCCTTTACAATTAAAATTCTTTGCCATAGCCATATCACTTTCCATCCTATCACCTACCACAACGATATGCTGTTTATCAAGCCCCCAATCCTTACATAAAATTTCGAGCATAAAAGGATTTGGCTTTCCTACTATATCCAGCTTAATTTCCTCATCAATACTACCAAGTATTGCACTTAGCATAGCATTGGCGCCGGGTCTTAAAAGACCACTTTCTACTGGAAAATTTTTATCTGTATTTGCTACTATTATTCTACGAGATTTTTGTAATGCAATAAGAGCTCTTGACAAAATCTCATAGTTAAAATTTAAATCGAGTCCAATTACCACGGCTTCACAACTATACTCATCCTCGACATTTATGTCTACATTCGTTAATTCGCTTTTAAAACCATGGCTACCAACTAAAAATATATTTCTTAGATCATTTCTTTGCAAAAATATAGCACTAGCATAAGCTGAGGTATATACTTTATCTACAGTAGTTCTTATACCCATATGAATTAATTTATCTAAAATTTCAGATCTTGTTTTAGTTGAATTATTAGTAAAAAATAAGACATTATAACCATTGGATTGAAGCTCATCTATAGTTTGCAAAGCAAAATTGGCAATTTTACTCCCAAAATAAATAGTCCCATCTAAGTCAAAAACTACAGCTTTATTCATCTACTGGTCTAATTATCATATTTTTATAGAATTCTTCTCGCGGTAAAAACGGAAACATATCCTCAAGTGGCTTTGAAATCATTTTGCCGTCAGGCTTTATCTTTGACGATAATTTTGGCTCCATTTTTTCAGTAGACGAAAGCATTATTTCGCAAACTATCGCGCCTGGTTTGGATAGAATTTCTTCCAGCTCCCTTTTTAAATTTAGCTGATTTTCTATCCTACAAGCTTCAAAGCCATATGCCTGTGCTAGCTTAACAGTATCCGGAAAACTCACGCCGCTATCTTTATCTGAGCCTACCTTGTGGCCTTTGAAAAAGTTATTTTGAGTATTTCTGATAGAAATATAACCAGCATTATTCAGCACAAAGATTTTGATTGGGAGCTTATTATGAATTATCGTCTGAAACTCTTGAATATTCATCTGCAAGCTACCTTCACCAGTAACGCAAATAGTATCTTTTTTACCATTTGCAAAACAAGCACCGATTGCAGCAGGCAGGTCATATCCCATAGAAGCGCAACCTGAATTTACTACCACCTTTTGATTCTCATATATGCGCAAGCTTTGATACGATGAAACACATGCTGTGCCGTTACCAAATACATAAACTAAATCTCGTTTATTATTAGATAGCACATCGAAAAAATTATATGAATCAACCCACTCTTTTACATTTTGTCTAAAAGGCTCAATCGTAGGATAATTCTTTCTGTAATTTTTACAAATTTCAAGCCAAGCTCCAAAATCCAGCTTATCTTTCAGCGCAGATCGTAAATCCGATATAAAAACCTTCGCATCGGATTTTATCTTAATATCTGCAGCAATAGTTTTTTTGTCTAGTTCGTTTTGGTCGATATCGACTAAAATTTTTTTGGCTTCTCTGCCGAAGAATTCCCAGTTATAGCTGACTGCACGGATATTTAATCTAGCACCTATGGAAATGATGAGATCGGAATTCTGCACAACAAAATTTGCCGCTCTATTGCCGATAGTGCCATATCTACCAAAAAACAACTCATGGTCATTTCTAACGATATCGTATCTAGCAAAAGTACTGATAACAGGGATTTTTAAAATTTTGATTAGTTTTAGAAAATCTTCATTCGCACCGGCAAGCGTTACGCCGTTACCAGCAATAATTACGGGACGTTCAGCAACTTTTAACGCATCTAAAATCTGCGGGATTTTTGTATCAAATTTAGGCTCTTCTGGGATTTCAAATTCTATCAAATCCGCTTCATCCACCATAGCACCTTGTATGTCTAGTGGCACATCCAGCCATACGGGTCCGGGTCTGCCATGTTTAGCCTCATAAACAGCTTTTTGCAGATGAAATTTTATGCTATTTTTATCAGTTATCATTACGGTGTATTTTGTGATAGGTCTTACGATGTCAACGATATTAACCTCTTGATCACCAAGCTGACGTAAATTTAACTCTGGTTGTGAAACAATGGTCGTTTGGAATTTTACCTGCCCCGATATGATCATCATAGGGATAGAATCCACCCAAGCACCGTAAATACCAGTAATCGCATTCGTCCCGCCAGGACCCGTGGTAACATACGCGATACCGATCTTATTTGAGACACGTGCATAACCTTCTGCAGCTATCGCACAAGCCTGTTCATGATGGTTGCAGACATACTCTAAATTTTTATTTTTACCAAGCGAATCTATTAAGTGCATATTGCCACCACCCGAGACCATAAATACAGTCTTTGCTGTATCTTTATGCTCGGCTATAAATTTTGCTATAAAATCGCTAACTTTTATCATCACACCATCTCTTTTATATAATCTTTTAAATTTTGTTCAGTATCTATTTTATTGTTTTCATAAAAACTTTTATACCATTTTATAGTTCTCTCAAAAGCAGTCTTACTATCCCACGTGGGTTTCCAACCAAGTTTTATATTTGCTTTCGAGCAATCAAGCTTTAACAAATTTGCTTCATGAGGATTTTGCGAGTTTGCCTCAAACTTAAACTCAACTTTATCCCAATGTTTTTTAAGCTCCAACAAAACATCACCTACATTATAATTACCCTCTTCGCTAGGACCAAAATTCCAACCATCAGCAAATTCCTTTTTGCCTTCCAACAACCTCTGCCCTAAAAGCAAATAACCGCTTAGGGGCTCAAGCACATGTTGCCATGGACGAGTAGCTTTTGGATTCCTTATCGATACAACTTCGCTTTTAGATGCCGCCCTAATAACATCACAAATAAGCCTATCATCCGCCCAGTCTCCGCCACCTATGACATTCCCTGCCCTAGCACTCGCGAGTAGCGTCTCATGAGATTTTTTATATTCGTCCAAATTAAAAAACGAATTTCTATACGAGCTAGTTAAAATTTCGGCGCAACCCTTTGAGGAGCTGTATGGATCGTATCCACCCATAGGATCGTTCTCTCGGTATCCCCAAACCCACTCTTTATTTTCGTAGCATTTATCGCTAGTGATATTGACGATAGCCTTGACATTATTTTTCCTGCATGCTTCAAAAACTTTTAGCGTACCAATGACATTCGTTTCGTAAGTTTCAATAGGATTTTTATATGACAATCTTACAAGTGGTTGAGCTGCTAAGTGAAAGACGATATCTGGCTTCACCTCTTTTATAGCAAGCTCCATCCTTTCAGTATCTCTTATATCGCCAAAAATACTTTTTATGTCTAAATTTAACAACTCAAAATGACTTGGCTTTGTTGGAATTTCATTTGAGTATCCAACTACATTCGCCCCCATATTTGTAAGCCAATACACTAGCCATGAGCCTTTGAAGCCAGTATGTCCCGTTACTAAAACACTCTTTCCGCTATAAAAATCTTCGAACATAGTTTATTACCACGTTTTCCAAGGCGCTTTGCCGCTATCCCACATTTTTTCCAAAACCTGTTTATCTCTCAAGGCATCCATGGGTTTCCAAAAACCATTGTGTTTAAATGCACAAAGCTGCCTATCTTTGGCTAAATTTGAAAGCGGCTCCTTTTCAAAAATAGTTGCATCTCCATTAGTAATATAATCAAGTACCTTTGGTTCACATACAAAAAAACCCGCATTTATCCAATTCCCATCACCTTTTGGTTTTTCTAAAAATGATGTAATAATATTATCATTATTTATGTCTAATGCTCCAAATCTCCCATCAGGCTGGAATGCAGTCATTGTAGCCAATTTACCATGAGATTTATGAAATTCAACCAAATTTTTTATATTTATATCGCTCACGCCATCTCCGTAAGTTAGCATAAAAGTTTCACCACCTATATATTCCTTAGCTCTTTTTATTCTACCACCAGTCATTGTTTCTAATCCAGTATCAAGAAGCGTTATTTTCCAATTCTCACTAAAGTTATTGTGAATAGTCATATTATTCGTTTTTAGATCAATCGTAACATCACTTCTATGTAAAAAATAATTAGCAAAATACTCTTTTATGTAGTAACCCTTATAACCAAGCAAGATTACGAATTCATTAAATCCATACTGGCTATAAATTTTCATTATATGCCAAATTATTGGTCTACCGCCTATTTCAACCATAGGTTTTGGTCTAACAGATGTTTCCTCGGCAAGCCTAGTTCCAAAACCACCAGCTAATAATAATACTTTCATTAATTCTCCAAAAATAAATATTTTTTAATATATTACATCCATTAAAATCTTACTAATCTTGTTTTGTATTTTATTTAATACCTCTTCATTCTTAGCCTCAAATCTCGTGACGATAGTCGGCGTAGTATTCGAGGCTCGCACTAGCGCCCAGCTGCCGTCCTCAAATCTCACTCTAACGCCGTCTATGTCGATGATTTCGGCTATCTTACATAGGCCTGCTAGCAAATTTTGGGCATCGCCCTTCTCGTAAATTTCAACCAAAACCTCTTTTAGCTTTGCAACCAGCTTAAATTTTTGCGCGTCGGTCGTTTTTATTTTTATCTCGTCGGTGCTAAAGACCTTTGGCAGTTTATCAAGCTCGCCGTCTAGGTTAAAGCCCTTAGCCACAAGCTCTAGCGCACGAAACATCGCGTACGTCGCATCATCAAAGCCAAAATACCGCTCCTTAAAGAAAATATGCCCGCTCACCTCGGCCGCCATGTCGATATTTAGCTCTTTCATCGCCTTTTTGATGTTACTGTGGCCAGTCTTACCCATGAAGCTTTTACCGCCGTGCGCGTCGATCTCGTCGTACATATTTTGCGAGCATTTGACCTCGCCGAGAACTCGCGGAGTTTTCATCGCGAGGCTATATAGATAGGCTAGCTCGTCGCCTTTTATGTTGCGTTTTTTTGTTAGAACCGCGATACGGTCGCCGTCGCCGTCAAAGCCAAATCCTATGTCAAATTCACCCTTTAGCGCAGCTTTTAGATCGATTAAGTTTTTTTCTTCACTTGGATCTGGGTGATGATTTGGGAAGTTTCCGTCGGGCTGTGGATATAAAATTTTCGCATCCAAATTTAACGCCTCGCAAATTTCGGGCAACATCGCTCCAACCGCTCCGTTTGCGCAGTCAATGACGATTTTAAGCGGTAAGGCTTTTAAATGCGCAAACTGCTCTATAAAAAAATTTTTATAAGGAGTCGCGATATCAAATTTTTCAGCTCTCAAATCATCCGGGATTTGCGTTTTTGCCGCGATGTCGTCTAGCACGGCGACTTTTAACTTTTGCAAATCCTCGCCGAAGTAACTATCCTTAAAAATCGTGATTTTAAAACCGTTGTACTCTTTTGGATTATGAGAGCCGGTTATCATTACGTTTGCGTCAAATTTGTCCGTAAACACGCTAAAATATCCGACCGGCGTCGGTAGCAAACCGATATCGTAAACTTTGATCCCAACTAAATTTAACCCGCTAACCAGCCAGCCGAAAATCTCATTTGCGCTTAGCCTAGCGTCATATCCTACGCTAACGTTTTTTGCGCCTCGGCGTAGCATTTCTCGGCCCAAATTTAACCCGATCGCCTTGACGCTAGTTTCGTTTAAATCTTGCCCTAAAATCCCGCGTATATCGTATTCTCTAAAAA
This genomic interval from Campylobacter concisus contains the following:
- the rfbF gene encoding glucose-1-phosphate cytidylyltransferase, whose product is MKVLLLAGGFGTRLAEETSVRPKPMVEIGGRPIIWHIMKIYSQYGFNEFVILLGYKGYYIKEYFANYFLHRSDVTIDLKTNNMTIHNNFSENWKITLLDTGLETMTGGRIKRAKEYIGGETFMLTYGDGVSDINIKNLVEFHKSHGKLATMTAFQPDGRFGALDINNDNIITSFLEKPKGDGNWINAGFFVCEPKVLDYITNGDATIFEKEPLSNLAKDRQLCAFKHNGFWKPMDALRDKQVLEKMWDSGKAPWKTW
- the rfbG gene encoding CDP-glucose 4,6-dehydratase, which produces MFEDFYSGKSVLVTGHTGFKGSWLVYWLTNMGANVVGYSNEIPTKPSHFELLNLDIKSIFGDIRDTERMELAIKEVKPDIVFHLAAQPLVRLSYKNPIETYETNVIGTLKVFEACRKNNVKAIVNITSDKCYENKEWVWGYRENDPMGGYDPYSSSKGCAEILTSSYRNSFFNLDEYKKSHETLLASARAGNVIGGGDWADDRLICDVIRAASKSEVVSIRNPKATRPWQHVLEPLSGYLLLGQRLLEGKKEFADGWNFGPSEEGNYNVGDVLLELKKHWDKVEFKFEANSQNPHEANLLKLDCSKANIKLGWKPTWDSKTAFERTIKWYKSFYENNKIDTEQNLKDYIKEMV
- a CDS encoding HAD-IIA family hydrolase, with the protein product MNKAVVFDLDGTIYFGSKIANFALQTIDELQSNGYNVLFFTNNSTKTRSEILDKLIHMGIRTTVDKVYTSAYASAIFLQRNDLRNIFLVGSHGFKSELTNVDINVEDEYSCEAVVIGLDLNFNYEILSRALIALQKSRRIIVANTDKNFPVESGLLRPGANAMLSAILGSIDEEIKLDIVGKPNPFMLEILCKDWGLDKQHIVVVGDRMESDMAMAKNFNCKGILVGNDITLLDVKNKILRS
- a CDS encoding NAD-dependent epimerase/dehydratase family protein, giving the protein MNLFITGGSGFIGSHLKKRFALNRNFNVFAPKSSELNLTDESAVDDFVRGHKIDTIVHLANRGGGRDTLDMTNVTEYNLRIFFNIAKQKKRLQRSYRLEAVRNTENTSR
- a CDS encoding thiamine pyrophosphate-binding protein, yielding MIKVSDFIAKFIAEHKDTAKTVFMVSGGGNMHLIDSLGKNKNLEYVCNHHEQACAIAAEGYARVSNKIGIAYVTTGPGGTNAITGIYGAWVDSIPMMIISGQVKFQTTIVSQPELNLRQLGDQEVNIVDIVRPITKYTVMITDKNSIKFHLQKAVYEAKHGRPGPVWLDVPLDIQGAMVDEADLIEFEIPEEPKFDTKIPQILDALKVAERPVIIAGNGVTLAGANEDFLKLIKILKIPVISTFARYDIVRNDHELFFGRYGTIGNRAANFVVQNSDLIISIGARLNIRAVSYNWEFFGREAKKILVDIDQNELDKKTIAADIKIKSDAKVFISDLRSALKDKLDFGAWLEICKNYRKNYPTIEPFRQNVKEWVDSYNFFDVLSNNKRDLVYVFGNGTACVSSYQSLRIYENQKVVVNSGCASMGYDLPAAIGACFANGKKDTICVTGEGSLQMNIQEFQTIIHNKLPIKIFVLNNAGYISIRNTQNNFFKGHKVGSDKDSGVSFPDTVKLAQAYGFEACRIENQLNLKRELEEILSKPGAIVCEIMLSSTEKMEPKLSSKIKPDGKMISKPLEDMFPFLPREEFYKNMIIRPVDE
- a CDS encoding aldolase/citrate lyase family protein — translated: MNVLEYEMIDILKRLKDEYGVFEIKAEYENEGSRQEELCRLKDITSKVGLPIIMKIGGVEAVTDIYNAITLGVNGIIAPMAETKFAVSKFLGAINTFVAEDNRNDIEFAINVETITCYDNFDDILSLSNINILSGVTIGRVDFTSSMGKDRSFADSDEMLRYCENIFTKARAKGLKCGLGGAISAKSCDFIKYLISKGLLDKYETRKIVYHKDAINNMEAGILAGVEFELAWLKSKRRYYHRIKSEDEKRIEMLEKRLSNK
- a CDS encoding phosphomannomutase/phosphoglucomutase, with amino-acid sequence MIEEIFREYDIRGILGQDLNETSVKAIGLNLGREMLRRGAKNVSVGYDARLSANEIFGWLVSGLNLVGIKVYDIGLLPTPVGYFSVFTDKFDANVMITGSHNPKEYNGFKITIFKDSYFGEDLQKLKVAVLDDIAAKTQIPDDLRAEKFDIATPYKNFFIEQFAHLKALPLKIVIDCANGAVGAMLPEICEALNLDAKILYPQPDGNFPNHHPDPSEEKNLIDLKAALKGEFDIGFGFDGDGDRIAVLTKKRNIKGDELAYLYSLAMKTPRVLGEVKCSQNMYDEIDAHGGKSFMGKTGHSNIKKAMKELNIDMAAEVSGHIFFKERYFGFDDATYAMFRALELVAKGFNLDGELDKLPKVFSTDEIKIKTTDAQKFKLVAKLKEVLVEIYEKGDAQNLLAGLCKIAEIIDIDGVRVRFEDGSWALVRASNTTPTIVTRFEAKNEEVLNKIQNKISKILMDVIY
- a CDS encoding NAD(P)-dependent oxidoreductase, which codes for MISFGSGAEYGKHKPIINAREDYYKEALPLDEYGFYKAITSHYIEDCADNIIQLRLFGIYGEMENYRYKFITNAVVKNLLHLPITINQNVFFDYMYVEDLLNIVEFYIENDARHKIYNASSGTKVDLLSLAALVNEASDFKSEIIALNEGLNNEYTSDNSLLKSEMKDKFKLTPHLEVIGKIRKYFKQNFTSLDLDTIKKDPYLGKINEIWKGKK
- the rfbH gene encoding lipopolysaccharide biosynthesis protein RfbH → MTPQELKQEILEKTKEYYRLVHEPAQHAKFEPGKSRVNYAGRVFDEHEMVNLVDSSLDFWLTYGAYSKKFEKEFAKMLGVKWAFLVNSGSSANLLAFFALTSPLLKERRIKRGDEVITVAAGFPTTVAPIVQYGAVPVFVDMELEYFNIDHTKLELALSPKTKAVMVAHTLGNPFNIKAVKEFCDKHDLWLIEDNCDALGSLYDGKPTGTWGDIGTSSFYPPHHMTMGEGGATYTNNPLLKKIMLSMRDWGRDCWCESGVDNTCKKRFSQKFGELPIGYDHKYVYSHFGFNLKVSDMQAAVGCAQIEKFPTFIARRKENFKRLYDGLKDIKELILVTLQPNSDPSWFGFMMTVADGAKFSRNDLSEYLEKAGIQTRNLFAGNMTRHPLFADLQVGKDYRVVGELKNTDKIMNDSFWIGVYPGMSAEKIKYIIDVIVRFVASK